The following are encoded together in the Pontibacter liquoris genome:
- a CDS encoding DUF1599 domain-containing protein, with the protein MISQTLQEYNRVIQRCKDTFVKKTKDYGTAWRVLRLPSITDQIFIKAQRIRSIQEKGKQLVEDDINGEFAGIINYCVIALMQLSLPADAPMSLSAEEVERQYTHHIEENIKLLTAKNHDYGEAWRDMRVSSITDIILMKLYRTKEIEDNEGQTLISEGVEANYRDMINYAVFALILSGYAEEVQ; encoded by the coding sequence TTGATAAGTCAAACACTCCAGGAATATAATCGGGTAATACAGCGCTGCAAGGATACGTTTGTGAAAAAAACGAAGGACTATGGTACCGCCTGGCGTGTGCTGCGGCTGCCTTCCATCACCGACCAGATCTTTATCAAAGCGCAGCGCATCCGGTCCATCCAGGAAAAAGGCAAGCAGCTGGTAGAAGACGACATTAACGGGGAGTTTGCAGGCATTATCAACTACTGCGTGATTGCCCTGATGCAGCTGAGCCTGCCTGCCGATGCCCCCATGAGCCTGTCGGCCGAAGAGGTGGAGCGCCAGTATACGCACCATATCGAGGAGAACATCAAGCTGCTCACGGCCAAGAACCACGACTACGGCGAGGCCTGGCGCGACATGCGTGTTAGCTCCATCACTGATATTATTCTGATGAAGCTCTACCGCACCAAGGAGATCGAGGATAACGAGGGGCAGACGCTTATTTCGGAAGGCGTGGAAGCCAACTACCGCGACATGATCAACTACGCCGTATTCG
- the folP gene encoding dihydropteroate synthase: protein MEAKDTLFSKKTTLNCRGKILQLDTPKVMGILNLTPDSFFAGSRLHSTDEAVRKAEAMLAAGADILDIGGYSSRPGAADVPAQEEQARIVPAIAAIVKAFPEAILSVDTFRAGVAEAAIDAGAAIINDISAGQLDEAMYETVARLQVPYILMHMRGTPQTMASMTAYEDLVTEVLDELQVQAARLRQLGVKDIIVDPGFGFAKTVSQNFELLQHLEAFRILGLPVLVGVSRKSMAYKFLGIDQADALPGTIALNTMALMKGAAILRVHDVKETKQTIELYKKTTL, encoded by the coding sequence TTGGAAGCGAAAGATACGCTTTTTAGCAAAAAAACCACACTCAACTGTCGCGGAAAAATCCTGCAGCTGGACACGCCGAAGGTCATGGGGATCCTGAACCTGACCCCCGACTCTTTTTTTGCCGGCAGCCGCCTGCACTCTACTGATGAGGCCGTACGAAAAGCGGAAGCCATGCTGGCCGCTGGCGCCGATATCCTCGATATCGGGGGCTACTCCAGCCGCCCGGGTGCCGCCGATGTGCCGGCGCAGGAAGAGCAGGCGCGCATTGTGCCGGCTATTGCAGCCATTGTAAAAGCGTTTCCGGAGGCGATCCTGTCGGTGGATACCTTTCGGGCCGGGGTGGCCGAAGCCGCTATTGACGCCGGCGCCGCCATCATCAACGATATTTCGGCCGGCCAGCTCGACGAGGCCATGTATGAAACCGTTGCACGGCTGCAGGTGCCTTACATTCTGATGCACATGCGCGGCACGCCCCAAACCATGGCAAGTATGACCGCATATGAAGATCTCGTAACCGAGGTGCTGGACGAACTGCAGGTGCAGGCAGCCCGGCTGCGGCAGCTTGGCGTAAAGGATATTATCGTGGACCCAGGTTTTGGTTTTGCCAAAACCGTGAGCCAGAATTTTGAACTGCTGCAGCACCTGGAGGCGTTCCGTATACTTGGCTTGCCCGTGCTGGTGGGCGTTTCGCGCAAGTCCATGGCTTATAAATTTCTGGGTATCGACCAGGCCGACGCACTGCCCGGCACAATAGCGCTTAATACCATGGCGTTGATGAAAGGAGCCGCCATTTTACGGGTGCACGACGTAAAAGAAACTAAACAGACCATCGAACTTTACAAGAAAACAACACTTTGA
- the cdaA gene encoding diadenylate cyclase CdaA, giving the protein MIFLFSIGFLEINFLDIIDILLVTVLLYQLYKLLTGSVALKIFLGLLSIYLLYLVVRAAGMELLTIILGQFMGVGVLAAIILFQPEIRRFLLMIGKTTAFNNDRFFRSFPWRREQSDKISLTPFIEAAKSLAGKNTGALIVFAKSSELKYYAESGDLIDAIISKRLLMSIFNKNSPLHDGAVIIANNRIKAARCILPVTENNDVPASMGLRHRAAIGLTEVTDSIVLVVSEETGQIALVRNGEVFRNLSSADLRIKLNQFLFDTDQRPAAAATEKSSTAA; this is encoded by the coding sequence TTGATATTCTTATTCAGCATAGGTTTTTTAGAGATCAATTTTCTCGATATTATCGACATCCTGCTCGTAACGGTGCTGCTCTACCAGCTCTACAAGCTCCTGACGGGCAGCGTGGCGCTGAAGATCTTTCTGGGGCTGTTGTCTATTTACCTGCTGTACCTGGTGGTGCGCGCGGCGGGCATGGAGCTGCTCACCATTATACTGGGTCAGTTTATGGGCGTGGGCGTGCTGGCGGCCATCATACTTTTCCAGCCCGAGATACGGCGCTTCCTGCTGATGATTGGCAAAACCACTGCCTTTAACAACGACCGCTTTTTCCGGAGCTTCCCGTGGCGCCGCGAGCAGAGCGACAAAATAAGCCTCACGCCCTTTATCGAAGCCGCCAAATCGCTGGCCGGCAAAAACACAGGCGCCCTGATCGTGTTTGCCAAAAGCTCGGAACTGAAATACTATGCTGAGTCCGGCGATCTGATCGATGCCATTATTTCCAAGCGCCTGCTCATGTCCATTTTTAACAAGAACAGCCCCCTGCACGACGGCGCCGTGATCATTGCAAACAACCGCATCAAAGCGGCCCGCTGCATTCTGCCGGTAACCGAGAACAACGATGTGCCGGCTTCCATGGGCCTGCGCCACCGCGCCGCCATCGGCCTCACTGAAGTGACCGATAGCATTGTGCTGGTGGTATCGGAAGAGACCGGGCAGATCGCGTTGGTCCGGAATGGTGAAGTGTTCCGCAACCTCTCTTCGGCAGACTTGCGCATTAAGCTCAACCAGTTCCTCTTCGACACCGATCAGCGCCCGGCGGCCGCTGCCACCGAAAAATCCAGTACCGCCGCATAA
- a CDS encoding PLDc N-terminal domain-containing protein — protein sequence MNLLNHNPVVFWLIILNYVFVVYSLHHLVFKSHYNLNQRLTWMAVLWIVPIVGPAIYWFAWNRRSI from the coding sequence ATGAATCTGTTAAATCACAATCCTGTTGTATTCTGGCTCATTATTTTAAACTACGTGTTTGTGGTTTACAGCCTTCATCACCTTGTCTTTAAATCGCATTATAACCTGAACCAGCGCCTGACCTGGATGGCCGTGCTATGGATTGTGCCGATCGTAGGGCCTGCTATTTACTGGTTTGCCTGGAACAGGCGCAGCATCTAA
- the kbl gene encoding glycine C-acetyltransferase has product MYGTLKADLEQQLAEIQEAGLYKKERIITTPQGADINTTQQAHVLNFCANNYLGLSAHPRVIEAAKEAIDTHGYGMSSVRFICGTQDIHKELERKLSEFLGTEDTILYAAAFDANGGVFEPLFDAESAIISDALNHASIIDGIRLCKAQRYRYEHNNLADLEAKLQESQGAKHRVIVTDGAFSMDGTVAQLDKIVALAEQYNAVLLVDDSHATGFMGKTGRGTHEYHNVMGKVDIITGTLGKALGGAMGGFTSGRKEIIDMLRQRSRPYLFSNSLAPSIVGASIAVLDLLSATTELRDKLEWNTKYFREKITEAGFDIKPGDHPIVPVMLYDAPLAQEFAARMLDKGIYVIGFYYPVVGKGQARIRVQMSAVHDKEHLDKAIAAFTEVGRELGVLK; this is encoded by the coding sequence ATGTACGGAACCTTAAAAGCAGATTTAGAACAGCAACTGGCCGAAATTCAGGAAGCAGGCTTGTATAAAAAAGAACGCATCATTACCACGCCGCAGGGCGCTGACATTAATACCACGCAGCAGGCCCACGTGCTTAACTTCTGCGCCAACAACTACCTGGGCCTTTCAGCGCACCCGCGCGTAATTGAAGCGGCCAAAGAAGCTATCGACACCCATGGGTATGGGATGAGCTCGGTGCGCTTTATCTGCGGCACGCAGGATATCCACAAAGAGCTGGAACGCAAGTTGTCGGAGTTCCTGGGCACAGAGGATACCATCCTGTATGCGGCGGCCTTCGATGCGAACGGCGGGGTGTTTGAGCCTTTGTTCGATGCCGAATCGGCTATTATCTCGGATGCCCTGAACCATGCGTCCATTATCGACGGTATCCGGTTGTGCAAAGCGCAGCGTTACCGCTATGAGCATAACAACCTGGCCGACCTGGAGGCAAAACTGCAGGAGTCGCAGGGAGCCAAGCACCGTGTGATCGTTACGGACGGCGCTTTCTCGATGGATGGCACCGTGGCGCAGCTGGACAAGATCGTAGCCCTGGCCGAGCAGTATAATGCCGTGTTGCTGGTGGACGACTCGCATGCCACCGGCTTTATGGGCAAGACCGGCCGCGGCACGCACGAGTACCACAACGTGATGGGCAAAGTAGACATCATTACAGGCACGCTGGGCAAAGCCTTAGGCGGCGCGATGGGCGGTTTCACGTCTGGCCGCAAAGAGATCATCGACATGCTGCGTCAGCGCTCACGCCCATACCTGTTCTCCAACTCGCTGGCACCTTCTATTGTGGGCGCCTCTATTGCCGTGCTGGACCTGCTGAGCGCGACCACCGAGCTGCGCGACAAGCTGGAATGGAATACAAAGTACTTCCGCGAGAAGATCACCGAAGCCGGTTTTGACATCAAGCCCGGTGACCACCCGATCGTGCCGGTGATGCTGTACGATGCCCCACTGGCGCAGGAGTTTGCTGCTCGCATGCTCGACAAAGGCATTTACGTGATCGGTTTCTACTACCCGGTAGTAGGCAAAGGGCAGGCGCGCATCCGGGTGCAAATGTCGGCCGTGCACGACAAAGAGCACCTCGACAAAGCCATTGCCGCCTTTACCGAAGTGGGCAGAGAGCTGGGTGTGCTGAAATAA
- a CDS encoding NAD-dependent epimerase/dehydratase family protein, translated as MANTSDTVLVIGACGQLGSELTLELRNMYGGANVVAADISAPKQADLRDSGPFEKVDVLDPKVLADLASKYKFKQIYHLAAVLSATGEKNPKFAWKLNMDGLFNVLDLALEHKVSKVYWPSSIAVFGPGTPRQHTPQHTVMDPNTVYGISKQAGERWCEYYFEKYGLDVRSLRYPGLIGYKALPGGGTTDYAVDIYHKALNGETYECFLSEDTYLPMMYMPDALKATLDLMHAPAEQVKVRSSYNLGAMSFSPKEIAASIRKHIPDFAITYKPDSRQQIADSWPQSIDDCAARQDWNWNPAYNLAAMTEDMLVNLKKMKQEQTLA; from the coding sequence ATGGCAAACACGAGTGATACGGTACTGGTAATTGGCGCCTGCGGGCAACTTGGCTCTGAGCTTACCCTCGAGCTGCGAAACATGTATGGCGGGGCGAATGTAGTGGCAGCGGATATTTCAGCACCCAAGCAAGCCGATTTACGCGATTCCGGTCCTTTTGAGAAAGTTGATGTGCTGGACCCAAAGGTACTGGCCGACCTGGCCTCAAAGTATAAATTCAAGCAGATCTACCACCTGGCGGCCGTGCTCTCGGCTACCGGCGAAAAGAACCCGAAATTTGCCTGGAAACTGAACATGGACGGCCTTTTTAACGTGCTGGACCTTGCCCTGGAGCATAAGGTAAGCAAAGTATACTGGCCCAGCTCTATTGCCGTTTTTGGCCCTGGCACGCCGCGCCAGCACACGCCGCAGCACACTGTTATGGACCCCAACACGGTCTATGGCATCAGCAAGCAGGCAGGTGAGCGCTGGTGCGAATACTACTTCGAAAAGTATGGTTTGGATGTGCGCAGCCTGCGCTATCCGGGCCTGATCGGCTACAAAGCCCTGCCCGGCGGCGGCACCACCGATTATGCCGTGGATATTTACCACAAAGCCTTGAATGGCGAAACGTATGAGTGCTTCCTGAGCGAGGACACCTACCTGCCGATGATGTATATGCCGGACGCCCTGAAAGCCACCCTGGACCTGATGCACGCCCCGGCCGAACAGGTAAAAGTGCGCAGTTCGTATAACCTGGGCGCCATGAGCTTCTCGCCGAAAGAAATAGCTGCTTCCATCCGGAAACATATTCCTGATTTCGCGATCACCTACAAGCCCGATTCGCGCCAGCAGATCGCAGACTCCTGGCCGCAAAGCATCGACGACTGTGCCGCCCGGCAGGACTGGAACTGGAACCCCGCCTACAACCTGGCTGCCATGACAGAAGACATGCTGGTAAACCTGAAGAAAATGAAGCAGGAGCAAACGCTGGCGTAG
- a CDS encoding DUF3891 family protein has product MIVNAIPEGWEVIYQQAHGVLAAELAYYLKPNLQCPHWVATLIAIANHDNRQKTWQGKDGLTPAGAPADFALQPPTLEQAEALMHAVPFQGQWVTLLTSMHMSFLYEKLRSTGQAADIFLNNQQALQQACRRHLHISSREAKKAYAILQWCDRLSLILCRQELPADERALEITAGPDNQTYFIRQSGDGALHVQPWPFSSRQLEVQVEYRVLNQLQFKDDDQLAAALRAAVVKYRKWRFAQV; this is encoded by the coding sequence ATGATCGTAAACGCCATTCCGGAAGGCTGGGAAGTGATTTACCAGCAGGCACATGGGGTGCTGGCAGCAGAGCTGGCTTACTACCTGAAGCCCAACCTGCAGTGCCCGCACTGGGTAGCCACCCTCATTGCCATTGCCAACCACGACAACCGCCAGAAAACATGGCAGGGAAAGGACGGCCTCACCCCCGCCGGTGCGCCGGCCGATTTCGCGCTGCAGCCGCCAACCCTGGAACAGGCCGAAGCCCTGATGCACGCTGTGCCGTTTCAGGGCCAATGGGTTACGCTGCTCACCTCGATGCACATGAGTTTCCTCTATGAAAAGCTGCGGAGCACCGGCCAAGCGGCTGATATCTTCCTCAACAACCAACAGGCCCTGCAGCAGGCCTGCCGCAGGCACCTGCACATCAGCAGCCGGGAAGCTAAAAAAGCGTATGCCATCCTGCAATGGTGCGACCGCCTCTCCCTTATACTTTGCCGGCAGGAGCTGCCCGCCGACGAACGTGCTCTTGAAATTACCGCCGGTCCGGATAACCAGACCTACTTTATAAGGCAATCAGGCGATGGGGCTCTGCACGTGCAGCCCTGGCCTTTTAGTTCGCGCCAGCTGGAGGTGCAGGTAGAATACCGGGTACTGAACCAGCTGCAGTTTAAAGACGATGACCAGCTGGCCGCCGCCCTACGCGCAGCAGTCGTAAAGTACCGCAAATGGCGTTTTGCCCAGGTATAA
- a CDS encoding thioredoxin family protein produces MNIIESNDEELRRLIFERDKVIVKFIDEHCPVCKRLAPGFTNMAAKPAYQNITFVRMHAKENPVSSQEVKMTGTPFFATYKNGTLLDCGIVSTEDALQNMLQKLL; encoded by the coding sequence ATGAATATAATTGAATCGAATGACGAAGAACTGCGGCGACTGATCTTTGAACGGGATAAAGTTATTGTGAAATTTATAGACGAGCATTGCCCGGTATGTAAAAGGCTTGCTCCCGGCTTTACCAACATGGCCGCTAAGCCTGCTTACCAAAATATTACGTTTGTGCGCATGCACGCCAAAGAAAACCCGGTTTCCAGCCAGGAAGTTAAAATGACGGGCACCCCATTCTTTGCCACCTACAAAAACGGCACCCTGCTCGATTGCGGTATCGTCTCTACCGAAGATGCCCTCCAGAACATGCTGCAAAAGCTGCTTTAG
- a CDS encoding DUF4403 family protein: MKKLSLSLLLSVAFAGSLALPGCSSTEMLTASAPATATVAPVYQPRLSAVTVPVSISITAIEQRLNQEVNGVLYKDDKLEGDNVAVTVTKQGLLRVRAEKDKIYFSVPLHIYAKGRWKWDPCKLCPAIDKTEDTSFDMVIKTTSKVSLTEDYKLNTVTSGDFEWGETKPTLQLGPLSIGLARFVEPAMRQQMATLTKQLDKELQRHLDMRKYVSQAWLLMQEPVKLDNNMNAWLTIVPKEVRIAPLQATDGMLRTRLGITSYMAVTTNGKPAVQLNKNLPKLIVDNRLSDAIQIGLTAGIPYEHASKLLQQQVAGQTYTFDGGKSQLKVNNASLLPGGEQLVLMLDVNGKTKAGLFTKKIVGKVYLRGTPYYDAATATIRVRDVDYDLDTKDKLLNTASWLAKNKFKDMIQQQVNFPVQSQLNDARQLLQVALDKQGRINESLLLQGKIQDIAPDAIYLTPEGIKVVVNATGNLTATIDKL, encoded by the coding sequence GTGAAAAAATTATCCCTGTCCCTGCTTTTATCTGTTGCATTTGCCGGCTCGCTGGCGCTGCCCGGCTGCTCGAGCACCGAAATGCTAACGGCCTCGGCGCCCGCAACGGCTACTGTCGCGCCGGTGTACCAGCCCCGGCTATCGGCTGTTACGGTGCCTGTCTCCATCTCCATCACAGCCATTGAGCAGCGCCTGAACCAGGAAGTAAATGGTGTTTTATACAAAGACGACAAGCTGGAAGGCGATAATGTGGCCGTAACCGTGACCAAGCAGGGGCTGCTGCGCGTGCGTGCCGAGAAAGACAAAATATACTTTAGCGTGCCGCTGCACATTTATGCCAAAGGCCGCTGGAAGTGGGATCCTTGCAAGCTCTGCCCCGCCATTGATAAAACTGAAGACACCAGCTTCGACATGGTCATTAAAACAACCAGCAAGGTCAGCCTGACGGAGGATTACAAGCTAAATACCGTAACAAGCGGCGACTTTGAATGGGGCGAAACCAAGCCAACCCTGCAGCTGGGCCCGCTCTCCATTGGCCTGGCCCGTTTTGTGGAGCCTGCCATGCGCCAACAGATGGCCACGCTTACCAAACAGCTGGACAAGGAGCTGCAGCGCCACCTGGACATGCGCAAGTATGTGTCGCAAGCCTGGTTGCTGATGCAGGAGCCCGTAAAGCTGGACAACAACATGAACGCCTGGCTCACCATCGTTCCCAAAGAAGTACGCATTGCCCCGCTGCAGGCCACCGACGGTATGCTGCGCACGCGCCTGGGCATTACCTCGTATATGGCGGTAACCACCAACGGCAAGCCTGCCGTGCAGCTGAATAAAAACCTGCCAAAGCTCATCGTGGACAACCGCCTCAGCGATGCCATTCAGATCGGCTTAACGGCTGGTATACCCTATGAGCATGCCAGCAAATTGTTACAGCAGCAGGTGGCCGGGCAAACCTATACTTTTGATGGTGGCAAAAGCCAGCTCAAAGTAAACAACGCCTCACTGCTGCCCGGCGGTGAGCAACTGGTGCTGATGCTGGATGTGAACGGCAAGACCAAAGCCGGCCTGTTCACCAAAAAGATCGTGGGGAAAGTATACCTGCGTGGTACCCCGTATTATGATGCGGCCACGGCGACGATCAGGGTGCGGGACGTGGACTATGACCTGGATACCAAAGACAAACTGCTGAACACGGCCAGCTGGCTGGCCAAGAACAAGTTCAAAGACATGATTCAGCAGCAGGTGAATTTTCCGGTGCAAAGCCAGTTGAACGACGCCCGCCAGCTGCTGCAGGTGGCGCTGGATAAACAGGGCCGCATAAACGAATCGTTGCTGCTGCAGGGTAAAATTCAGGATATAGCCCCCGATGCAATCTACCTCACGCCCGAAGGGATAAAGGTGGTGGTAAATGCCACCGGCAACCTTACCGCTACCATAGACAAACTATAA